The following is a genomic window from Schistocerca cancellata isolate TAMUIC-IGC-003103 chromosome 8, iqSchCanc2.1, whole genome shotgun sequence.
GATCGATGGGTGAACCTGTTTTGCCTACACCCATGCAAGGTGCAGTGAAAAACACTCCATGCCTAGTGGATGCAGTGTACTTGCTGCAGAATTGGGGGCCATCACTGGAGCCCTCAGTCCATTCATTCGTGCACCAGTGAGATGTTCATAATTGACATCACTCCCTGAGTAGTCTGCAGGTTACTGACCAGCACTGCCCTAGACACCCATTGGTCATGACTGTCTAGAACCTCTTCCTGAGCTCAGTCAAGCTGGATGGTTGGTTTGCTTTGTCTGAATCCCAGGTCATGTTGGGATCCCAGGGAAGGAACATGTTGACCTGTTGGTCACTGGGATGGTGACTTTGGAGATGGAAGTACTGGAACTGAACCTTCGGTTGGCTCTAAGATGTTGTTGTTGGATGCTTGGAACATGGATTAGTGCACTCTGGCTTTTACAAATAAACTGCAAGCAGTGGAGCAAACCACAGCTGCAGGGCAGTCTTCCCTTCACGTTTGTGTCATGGAATGTACTGTTTCCCATCTTTGCATTGGCATTTGTCTTACTCATGGGCATGTCTATCAGTGTGGTGCTTGTCTGCTGGTGGTCCACATTCTCCTGGACTGCCATAATTTGGCCAGCTTGCAGCAAAACCATAAACTTGACATACTGCCTCTGGTGCTAACGGATGGCGCCATAGTGCCTGATCttgttttgcattttatttaagaAGATGGTTTCTACTCCTCTGTCAGGTAGAGCATATTGGCCTCGTTGGCTGCTTGAGGGATCAGAGAGGTGCCCTGTTGCCTGCTCTGACCCAAGGGCCCATTGCAGCCTGGTTCCTGCCCTTCCCACCTTTTTGAGTGTTCTTACCCTTTTGCATCAGATGTCTTTTTACTGTCCCATAATGATTCTCTTTCATGAGATTATCAACTTGTTGGTATTGCTAGTTTTCTGTGGTGATGGAAGTTGAGAAAACACTGGCTGGATGCAGAGGGTGTCTGTCCCAAGCATACAGTGTTCCAGGGCCTCCAGCTGCTTTTGGGACAGAACAACTCGCCCACCTTCACCCTCTTACCCCTCTCGTATTTCTACGTGCTTCTCTCTTTGTTTTATTGATCTTTGGTTGCAATCAGATTTCACAGGTTTTGCCTTCTCTTGTTCTTACTCTGTAAAGACTCTAGCCAGCTCAGTGCATATTAgatggagggactgatgacctcacactttggtTCCTTTAACCCCGTCAGTCCAATCCATGGAATCATTCTATTAATATTGGTTTGTTGGGTTTTGTAAGGCATTAATAACGTAAACAAATTAACTTATTCCAAGAATACAAGTATATAGAATGAGCCAATTTTATGTTCTttccatctaaaaataaaaaactgtgttGAATAGGGAAGTGGTTAAAGTTTAATACTGCTTCAATATGTGAATGGGTATACAAAAAACAGTACAGTGGTGACTGTTAGAAACTGTTCATTTTTAAATGGTATTTGATTTTGGGATATTCAtacaaaaaatctaatttttgaaaGGATAATTCTGTAAGTCATTAATACATCGTACTTGCAATTTACTAATTGTGAGAGGTTAAATTCTTTTTATCTTGAAATGTGGTAGGAGAAAACATCACTCAATTGAAATTAGATGTGCTATGATAAATAGAAGTTTTGAATGTTGGTGTGCCACCACTTGGTGTTTTTCTTTTAACATTCATTAGTTTCTTATTCTTGAATTTTCCCTGCACAATGGATATTCAGTTATTCTGACATGCTGCCAGTTTTACAATGGATGTTGCTGGTGCTGGTCAAAAGTTGGTGTGGTGGAGCAAACACACAGGCTTTTGTTGCAAGGCTACACTCTTTAGAGTTCAGCAACTCTTCTTGAATATTGCTCCATCTGAAGTGCACTTGTGCATCCCAAATGACACTGCACACCCTCTGTTGATTTTGTAGGCCTGCTGGGTTAAAATTTAGTTACCAAAGTAATAAAATTGTTACACATCATAAGCATAAAATTTTGCTTTCCTGAAGATGTTAAAAAAAGTCGTGGGTCCCAAACCTTGTCCACTTGGAAATCACCATCACATATAATTTTATCAAATTTATTTTGACAaattccttaaaaaaattaatCCCAGAAAGATCACATCATGACCAgtatttttgtggcagaataatccacAGCACATTCTGTGGTGATACAATAATCAGCTATGATTGACTTACTGGTCTTCAAAATGAGTGTGGCCATCATGTTCCACACTTCTTTCATGAAGTATGCATGGAGTAGGGCCAGTATAGGCTTTGCCACGTTATTATGGTACTCTATAGTCTCCAGCCCTCAGCAAACCCAGAACTGAGCCAAGAACAATATAGGTTTTTGTAGTGGCTGTGAGATAACATTAAACATAATGATAAAAGCTGCAATTTAGATGAAGTGACTCCACAGATGGGAGGTGTTCAGTTATCATCCAACTAAAATTGTGAAACAATATGCAATATTCAGGGGGTTCTATTTCATTTACCCAGTAAATTAAACTCTCATGGAAATGAGTTGGTCAGTTCTAAATGCAACTCAAATATCCATCTTGAGATGGGGTTTTTGTGTGTTAGTTTGATAGAATTAACACTTTATCAATGGTATTTTTTGCAGAACATTACCAGTCTATTAAAAATGGTAAACTATATGGCAACGAAGTGAAAAGATCAGTTAAACTGCATATGATAATGGAAGCATGGATAGTACATATGCTGCAACATGTGAGCTTAGTATGTTGCTTGTTGTGAactttttctctccccccccccccccccttttccttccTGCATAATACAGTTCTTTTTACTGAAAGTAGTTATTCTTCTTGAAAGTGCAGAAAGGTGATTAGAGATAGGTGTATGAAGGCTGAAATTAGAAATAGATTTAAATGAAAATACTATCGTGTGTGAAGTGTGAAGCTGCAAAATTGAATAGGTCTACATCTCAAATAGTGATACTTAATCAGTGTTAGAACAGCAAATATCAGTGTTCGTTATTTTATGTCTTGCATCTGTTGCTAAGTTTTTTACTTAACAGAGAGCAGATCTGTCATTTACTACTTGAAAGTGTAAGTGTtcactttcttttgtttcaggatttCAATACGAGCTGGAACCAACTTCAATGATCTCCAAGAAGTGGAAGTAGTTGACTTGAATGAGCCTACTGGGTGGGTTCTGATTCCAATCAAAGACATAAATGACACACCTATACGGACTTTTATGATACAGATAGCAGTGATTAGCAATCACCAGAATGGACGGGATACTCATATGCGTCAGATAAAAATACACTCTCCTGTAGAATGTAGGGGGTATGGTGTTGAGCAGTGTGGCAATTTTACGACTGTAGCTTTTCAACAATATAGCTGTAtaagataaatatttaaattttgacacTCAGTATGTGCTGAGAAGTATGGTGATGCTCTTCTGTTTGTGAGAATCTGTAATTAAACTTGACATTATAGCAGTGCTATCTGTAAAATATTGTAATGACAAAATGGACTGTCAATACTCAggtttcatcatgaattttaatgaTGTAGACCTGCTTTCGAATATTAtgtaaagctgtgtgtgtgtgtgtgtgtgtgtgtgtgtgtgtgtgtgtgtacaattgaAGGATCCTAACGATGCACAAATATCAAATATTCTTTAGAAATTTGTTGTGACACATACCATACCGTAGGTATATTGGCTTTTGTGTAACATTAATAATGTTATAAGCTGTATACTTTCCCCAAGAATACATTGGATATGGAAACATTTAAGagatattttctttccttttgtaaataaaaaccgtgtACATGGAAGGGAATCTGTTAGTTTATCATCCCTGAAGTTCATGAACATGTAAAGTAAAAGTAGCATGTGAAATGAATTAAATCCACTGAAATGGAATAGTGAACTGATCCTTGTGAgcaggatgtgtgtgtgtcctggggtggcacaaatttcaaattttcaccacacattcataaaaattagcaaacttatgattgcttttttctttttcatttttatttatttattttattttaactagtTCTTTACTTCTGGGAGCTACAATCAGAAACGTAATTTTTGGAAGGTCaattgctgaaagtcttcaatcCTTTGGAAATATGTTAGAAAATATTGCATTCATTTAACAGTGGCTCAGTGCACACCTACATCTTGTTTCTGTATGGGAAAGTGTGACAATTAGACTTAGCTTGCTATAAATGATGATGTATCAACTTTTGATTGTAACCTGCTATTACAGGTACTTTAAATATTAGCATTGTATAAAATCACAAATATTTATTATACACACCCATTTAGCTGTACCTGCAATCTACCTAGGCTGCTTCCTACTTGAGGCAGCATACATCAGTATGTGGCAAGATTGAACTGCAGGTATAGTTACAGTTGTCCTATGTGAGCAATATTCACAGCAATACCTGTCTACTACATACAGAAAACATTTTAATGTGAATTCATTTTGAATCTTGTCACTGTAGTGCTTGTGAAAGGCATTTGCAAGAAAATATTCATCTAGTGTGGTGTTGTTCAGCATGCAGTAAGTCTGAGAATTTTGCCGAGATGTTAATAATTGAAGTATTTCTCTTTggcgggtttgtgcttggctaccacgaggCCCCATCTTTTGCAGGATCATttctcttccatgctgcatgtctatgctGCTGCTATTCCTTTCCTCCTCTCTTGTGGGAACATGCCAGAATGTTCCAGAAATGTATTCTGCATATTCAGTAGCCgatatcagaacagtctctccacttTTTCTTCGttcctattttttctttcttagtTCCCCTTCTCCTATCTTTCCTCTGCTGTGGTATGTGAGgttcttgtttttcttttcctccctgtgtgttcctgaaggccagcccacgcaTCTGACACATAACATGTGACTTTGGaacacgtaattcccagccccgggttgacACATACGGTTCGCACATATCTCTTGGCACAGGCCaaacccagggaggggtgattgcctgagctgcctCTTCCCAGATTGCCAATTGgttcctctgtcaggtgttcagttggtgtgacctgaggtgtgaacaatcacttaaGGTGGATGCGCACTTTCTGAGGGtgtccccagttggaaggagtgcaccatcggagatgctggca
Proteins encoded in this region:
- the LOC126095208 gene encoding anaphase-promoting complex subunit 10 — protein: MSTRTGAETVDPIKEERAGKVREVGSQAIWSLSSCKPGFGVDQLRDDCMDTYWQSDGQLPHLVNIQFRRKTTVRDICIFTDYKLDESYTPSRISIRAGTNFNDLQEVEVVDLNEPTGWVLIPIKDINDTPIRTFMIQIAVISNHQNGRDTHMRQIKIHSPVECRGYGVEQCGNFTTVAFQQYSCIR